The following are from one region of the Nicotiana tabacum cultivar K326 chromosome 3, ASM71507v2, whole genome shotgun sequence genome:
- the LOC142179497 gene encoding uncharacterized protein LOC142179497: MSTCRLVSRFQNLKSTMDMETPITHLKRYCDQLRGVGRNEELLIAYFGESLTDVASEWFFDQDTSCWYVWDDMARAFVKQFQYNIDIAPYRISLSNLKKKPTESFREYAIKWREQAARAKPPMDDHELITVFLQAQESDYFQYMTSVVGKSFPEAIKMGEMVDNGLKTGRIISQTALKAAAQAVQIESGNTNEGDEEIIVISGSRRGPRRTSRRYVQPHRVFHDPPKHYYPPPNTSHPLPNHPRKRARVSQNLHQPPQNFQLPCNPHPSQGYRREQKLKDSFTPIGESYASLFEKLKQRDMIAPIPPNQVDRRARSFDSSKRCEYQSNALGHNVENCRDLKREIERMI; this comes from the coding sequence atgtccacttgccgcctggtttcaaggttccaaaatttgaaaagtacaatggacatggagacccccataacccacctgaaaaggtattgcgaCCAATTGAGAGGcgtgggaagaaatgaagaattgcttatagcttattttggggaaagcctcacggatgtagcatctgaatggttttttgatcaagacacatcttgctggtacgtctgggatgacatggcacgaGCTTTTGTCAAACAGtttcaatacaacatcgacatcgccccataccgcatttccctttctaacctgaaaaagaaaccaactgaaagtttcagggaatatgccatcaaatggagagagcaggcagctagagctaagccacccatggatgaccacgagttaatcactgtctttctACAGGCTCAAGAGTCAGATTATTTTCAATACATGACGTCCGTagtgggtaaatccttcccggaagcaatcaaaatgggagaaatggtggataACGGTCTTAAGACAGGAAGAATTATAAGTCAAACAGCCCTCAAAGCTGCAGCTCAAgctgtccaaattgaatctggTAACACGAATGAGGGGGATGAAGAAATCATAGtgatatcagggtcgagaagaggtcctaggagaacatctcgaaggtatgtgcAGCCTCATCGGGTTTTCCATGACCCCCCTAAGCATTACTATCCACCTCCGAATACCTCACACCCGCTACCAAATCACCCAAGAAAGCGAGCTcgagtatcacaaaatctccaccagcctccgcaaaattttcaattaccttgtaacccacatccaagccaggggtatagaagggaacaaaagttgaaagatagttttacaccaataggagagtcctatgcaagcttatttgagaagttaaaacaacgtgacatgattgcacccattcctccaaatcaggtggaccgacgtgcgagaagctttgactcatctaaaaggtgtgaataccaatCCAATGCTCTGGGGCACAATGTGGAaaattgtcgggatttgaaaagagaaatagaaaggatgatctag